The following are encoded together in the Pseudodesulfovibrio indicus genome:
- a CDS encoding LysR family transcriptional regulator: MVQEFLNDVPLLVEVARRKSFTKAAESLGIGVSTLSRRIKLLEERMGVLLFYRDTRNVELTDNGAYLLDRCGFILDETRKAYDSVVGNMQKPSGLIRVCMFRDLYERLLKDAILDFAATWPDIQMELTFVEHPVDMRTDPYDVAFLIGSNIAPSLVARKLTTIEPHLYAAPSLLEQYPLPREPGDLRGLPCIVLQRFGCRWPMHNGERQVLVEVQPQYSFSSVGVCLDFTLAGHGVGMIRGRDAESAEQSGRLVRVLPDWSGGFVHDVSMVTGSSQLPRRVRLFMDHILDHAPA; the protein is encoded by the coding sequence GACGTCCCCCTGCTGGTGGAGGTGGCTCGGCGAAAGAGCTTCACCAAGGCTGCGGAGTCGTTGGGGATCGGCGTCTCGACCCTGTCGCGGCGCATCAAGCTGCTGGAAGAGCGGATGGGAGTACTGCTCTTTTACCGGGACACCCGGAACGTCGAGTTGACGGACAACGGCGCGTATCTTCTGGACCGCTGCGGGTTCATCCTGGACGAGACCCGGAAGGCCTACGACTCGGTGGTCGGGAACATGCAGAAGCCGTCCGGGCTGATCCGGGTCTGCATGTTCCGCGACCTCTACGAGCGGCTGCTGAAGGACGCGATCCTCGATTTCGCGGCGACCTGGCCGGACATCCAGATGGAACTGACCTTTGTGGAGCATCCCGTGGACATGCGCACGGACCCGTACGACGTGGCTTTCCTCATCGGCTCGAACATCGCCCCGTCGCTGGTCGCCCGGAAACTGACGACCATAGAACCGCATCTCTACGCCGCGCCGTCGCTGCTGGAGCAATACCCCCTGCCCAGGGAGCCGGGCGACCTCCGCGGGCTGCCGTGCATCGTCCTGCAACGGTTCGGCTGTCGCTGGCCCATGCACAACGGCGAGCGGCAGGTGCTCGTCGAGGTCCAGCCGCAATACAGCTTCAGCTCGGTCGGGGTCTGCCTGGATTTCACCCTGGCCGGACACGGCGTGGGCATGATCCGGGGCAGGGATGCGGAATCGGCGGAACAATCCGGGCGGCTGGTGCGCGTGCTGCCGGACTGGAGCGGCGGGTTCGTGCACGACGTGAGCATGGTCACCGGCTCCAGCCAGCTGCCCCGGAGGGTCCGGCTGTTCATGGACCACATCCTGGACCACGCCCCGGCCTGA